The segment CCTGTAGATTATGAGTTCCAGAGCCAGGTCGAGATGACAGATGGAAGCACTGTGAGGCTTGGTTTGCCTGACCTTGACCACACCAAATTCTACAAGACCAGGAACACGACTCTGCAAATTCCGGTTATCATTGAACCGGCTGCAAGGTTTGTGGTATCTGATGTGGAAGGCAATCTGACATCCGGGCAGTCAGGTATAATCAATGTTACTTACACAAATGTGGGTGAAGTGGAAGCAACCGATGCTTTTGCCAGGATAGTTGTGATGAAACCACTGAGCTCGGACAGGTCAGTCGTGAACCTTGGTAATATTGCACCGGGGGAGGGCAAGACTGCATCATTCAGCCTTGCTGCAGAGATCTCTGCTTTGGAGAAGGATTACGGTATTGACAGTGAGATCAAGTATCGTGATGAGGACGGTGATCTGCAGTTCTCGGACAACATTATTGTTGAGGTCCCGCTCAAGTCTAGAGATGCAGGCATAAGCATCACTACACTGGCGCTTGTAGGAATTGTCCTGGTGGCAGCTTACATGGGATTCAACACGATACGCAGGAAGGATGACAAAAAGTAATACTTTAACTGAATAATTTATCAAATTAACACTATGAAGAGGACTAATTATGATTAAAATGACCGATTCCAGATACGCTTTGCCAATAATGGCTTCCCTTGCTGTATTGCTGCTTTTTGTAGCACCTGTACATGCATCTTCCACACTGCCATCGAATGGTGCGTTCACGGCAGCCAATGCAGAACTACCTGAATTCTTCAATTTTGATGAGAACTATTATACTGTATTTGGTGGTCCTGATGTGACTGCAACTCTCCTTGGTGATAATGAGTTCGAACGTGGTGAGACTGTAACATTGCACCTTGATCTTATGAACAAGGGTCTGATCACAGGTTTCAGGTCTGAAGAGGATGACTTTTATCTTACTCAGCTTGAGCAGAAACTGCAAAGCACCGAGATGTCCTACGAGTCCCAGCGAACGACAGCAATTGGTATTGTTGCTATCCTGACTCCTCTTGATCCTGCTGTCAATGTAAAGTCCGGTCCTCAGGAAGCAGGAACTCTTGTTTCAGGCCAGAAGACCGACTCTCCTGTCAGTTTCAATGTTGAGATCTCGAACAATGCAGAGGCGGGTAGCTATCCGATGCGTCTTGATCTGTATTACGGGTACCAGAAGAACGTTCAGATAAACGGAGACAATGAGACCGATCTTGGTATTACCAACATGGAAGTAGGTCTGTGGTACGACATGGGTACACAGAACACTACTTTTGACATATACGTGAAGGATGAGGCAAGGTTTGAAGTTACCAATGTGACCGGTGAGCTGTATCCTGATTCCGAAAGTCTGTTGTATGTTACCTTTGAGAACGTTGGTGACCTTCCTGCAAAGGATGCTACTGTGAGGATCAGTGCTGCAGATCCGTTCAGTACTACGGATGACCAGGCGTTCCTTGGTACACTTGATGCCGGGGAGAACACTACTGCAGTGTTCAAGTTAAAGGTCGATGACCTTGCAGTACCAAAGGCTTATGCACTTAACAGTGAGATCAAGTATGAGGATACCGATGGTCATGACATGATCTCCGATACTGTGAAGATCAAGACTGAGGTTCTTCCTGCATCTGCAAATGACAGTGGTTCCGGCATGACTGGCATCATCATTGGCGCAGTGATACTCATAGTTATCGCGGGTGGTGCTTATTTTGTGTACCGCAGCAGGGGTTCAGGTAACAGCAAGGATGAGTGAATTCTTCACTCATCATTTTCTTTTTATTACCGGTTCCACATTGTTATCTGATTGTTTCAAGGCTTTTTTCATCACTATTAAGTATGGTGGAATATTGTAACGGTTGAAATCACTTATATATTAGGAATGACATGGTATCACAAACTTCAGAGTAGTTACGTTGAACTTATGTAATTATATTAGATCACACTTTTACTTTAGCCCGATAGGGAGGGAAATCAAAAATTGAGTCAGCCTTGTGTTAATATTGGCATGGTAGGTCATGTCGATCATGGGAAAACGACGCTTGTAAGCGCGTTATCAGGAGTATGGACCGATACTCATAGTGAAGAGTTGAAGCGTGGTATTTCTATCAGGTTAGGGTATGCAGATACTACCTTCAGGAAGTGTCCAACTTGCCCCGAACCTCAGTGTTATACTGTAGCCAAGAAATGTGAGCACTGCGGTGAAAAGACCGAGGAGGTCAGGACCGTATCCTTTGTGGATTCCCCTGGTCACGAGACTCTTATGGCTACAATGCTTTCAGGTGCTGCTATCATGGATGGTGCTATCCTTGTTATCGCTGCGAATGAGGAATGCCCGCAGCCACAGACAAAAGAGCATCTTATGGCCCTGAATATCATTGGTATTGAGAACATCGTCATTGTCCAGAACAAGATCGATCTCGTTCCAAAAGAGAAGGTCATTGAACACTATCACCAGATCAAGGAGTTCGTAAAGGGAACTGTTGCCGAGAACGCACCTATAATTCCTATCTCAGCACAGCAGAACATCAACATCGATGTGCTTATCGATGCGATGAACGAAATGATACCAACACCTGTGCAGAAAATTGATAAGCCTGCACATATGCTTATTGCAAGGTCTTTTGATATCAACAAGCCCGGAACACCTATCGATAAGATCGCAGGTGGTGTTATTGGCGGAACACTTACAGAAGGTTCATTGCATTCAGGCGATGATCTTGAGATCCGTCCGGGGCGCAAGGTGGAGAGTGAGAATGCCATTCACTGGGAGCCTATATATACTAATATCAATATGATCGCAGCCGGCAAGGACAAGGTCGAAGAGGCAACTCCGGGCGGACTGCTTGCATTGGGTACCGGACTTGACCCAAGTATCACAAAGAGTGATTCCCTTACAGGTCAGGTTGCAGGTGCACCGGGCACATTACCACCAACACACGATTCATTTACTCTGGAGCTAAAGCTTCTTGAGCGTGTTGTCGGTATTTCAGATGATGAACCGATTGAGATCGGTAAGATCAAGACCAGTGAACCATTGATGCTCAATGTTGGAACTGCTACTACTGTTGGTATTGTGACAAGTGCCAGGGAAGATGTCGCAGAGGCAAAGCTCAAGAGGCCGGTTTGTGCAGAGCCTGGTTCCATGGTTGCTATTAGCAGGCGTGTTGGCTCACGCTGGAGACTTATAGGCGTGGGAGTCATTAAGGCTTGAATGTTATAATTGATACAAATGGTTTGATGATCCCGGTTCAGTTCAGAGTTGATATCTTCTCGGAACTGAAGCGTCTGGGCTATGATGAGCTTATTGTTCCTCAGGCGGTCATAAATGAGATAGGGATCCTGATCAAAAGATACAGGGGTGAGAACAAAACAGCGGCAAAGGTTGCACTTTCATTGGCTGACAGATGTACTATTGTTGACCGCACAGGAAGTGCGGATGATGTCATTCTCCAGCTTGCTCTTGATACAGGGGCAGCGGTCCTGACGAATGATGTCGGCTTGATAGGACGTCTCAAGGAAGTGGATGTGACCGTTGTACGTTTGCGCCAGAAGAACCATTTGGATATTGTATGATCATCATTCATATTTACAATAATAGTGGCAGTTTAGATTAATGCAGGGCATATTGGAGATCGAGATATGTATAAAAGGATGAAACTTGCGGACACTGTCCGTGTGGCTCCCCGCCTTTTAGGTGAGGATGTAGGAGTCAGTGTAAAGGACGCACTCAAGGAAAAACTTGAGGGCAGGGTCGATAAGACACTTGGTGCAATTGTTGCGGTCACGAATATTGAGGAAGTTGGAGAAGGCCACATCCTTGTTGGTGACGGAGCAGTCTATTATGATGCGGTTTTCGAGGCAATTGTATTCATCCCACAGCTTCAGGAGGTCATTGAAGGACTGGTAGTTGAGACCGTTGAGTTCGGCGCGTTCGTCAGCATAGGTGCCATGGACGGCCTGTTGCACGTAAGCCAGGTCACTGATGACTTCATGTCATATGACGGCAAGAACGGAAGGCTTCTGAGCAAGACCGGTGGACGTACCCTTTCAGAAGGTGACAAGGTGCGTGCCCGTATCGTTGCTGTGAGCACAAATGAAAGAGAGCCAAGGGATAGTAAGATCGGTCTGACCATGCGTCAGCATGCTCTTGGTAAGCTGGAATGGCTCGAAGAGGCTCGCAAGCCTAAATCTGAAGAATCTAAAGAGTGAACCGGAGTGTATCTATCATGGTAGAACAGGTATGTCGTGAATGTCACAGGCTTGTAACAGGCCAGACCTGTCCGGTATGTGGTTCAAGCAATTTGAGCGACGACTGGACCGGACTTGTTATTATTGTTGATCCCCAGCGATCAAAGATCGCAGAGATGATCGGTGTGACAGTCGCCGATAAGTATGCTTTGAAGGTGCGTTAATCTTGGTTTGCGAGATCGTTTTGCCGGAGAGTCTTCGACCTCTTTTCCGGAAACCTTTTGGTATCCTGTATGAGGGTGTTGGCGGTGATGCCGTCAGAAGCTCGGTGAAGGATCTCGGTAATCCCACAAAACTTATATCTGTGGGTGATGTTACTACTTTCCACTTGCTCGAATCAAACATCATTCCGGATATACTGATCGTGGATGACAGGACGAAAAGGGCACCGGCATCCTCACAGGTTGTCTATGGTACAAAACATCAGGGTTTTGTTGAAGTTACAGTCGATAATCCTGCTGGTGTGATTACCGAAGACTTGATATCTGTGATCGGAGATGCGTTAGTGTCTGATCGGAATGTCCGGATCTTCGTAAATGGTGAAGAGGATCTTGCGGCTTTACCTGCGATGATGATGGCGCCCATCGGGTCGGTTATAATGTATGGCCAGCCTGATAAAGGTGTAATGCTTGTAAGGATGACAGAATCCAAAAAAGCAGAAATTAAAGATCTATTTGATAAAATTCTTGAAAAACAAGATCATAAAGAACAGTTCAATAATGTGCGGAGGATATTACATGGACATTAATATTACAGAAGACAAAAACAACGCACTTCTCAACAGAAGGGAAGTGAAGTTCGCTGCGACCTTCGAGGGTGCAACACCTTCAAGGATCGATGTAAAGAACAGACTGGCTGCAATGCTTAACGTGCCACTTGAGCTCGTCATTCTCCAGAAGTTCGACAACAGCTACGGAATGTCCGCAGCTGAGGGTTACGCAAAGATCTATGAAGATGCAGATCGCATGAAGGTAGTCGAGAAGGAATACGTTCTTAAAAGGAACGAACTTCCAGAGCCTGAAGTCGAAGAGGAAGCATCCGAAGAAGCTGAAGCAGCAGAAGACAGTGAGTGAGTACAATGGCAGTTAAAGACTACTACAAGGTAAATGGCGATTCCATCGAAAGGCTGAGGCAGTTCTGCCCACGCTGTGGCGATGGCGTATACCTCGCAGACCACAAGGACAGACTTACCTGTGGCAAGTGCGGATACACTGAGTTCAAGAAATAATTTTGATATTTTGCATCGCAACTCTATGTTGTGATGCTTTTCCCTTTTAATTTATTTTACATTATTTGTCGTTTCTAGTTTGTTCTACCTGATCTACTATTGGTCATTCCACTCTTATTTATATTCTCCAATAGCGTGTAGTATCATTCTTCCGGTTCTTCAAGTCCTTTTTCCACTCTGTAATTGTGGAGTGCAAGCTCTATGGTGGTATGAAGACTGTTTTCCTCGAAAGGCTTTATGATATAACCATAAGGTTTTGTCCTTTTAGCCCGGGCCAGTATCTTTTCATCAGAATATGCCGTAAGGTAAACTACCGGGACATCGAAACGCTCTCGTATCTGTT is part of the Methanococcoides methylutens MM1 genome and harbors:
- a CDS encoding COG1361 S-layer family protein, with the translated sequence MVSVLLIATLFATTAVPLAGAKEFVQPTYEFSTNYYDAYGEPDLYASVLGDTEFERGETAQVRVILSNRGVLYGFKAKTNVDTENGDHAKSLQELEYESLRTTAFGLKAEMVSTTDYIEVDPTTSIQTLDSLYPGVLPEDPMSFTITISDNAPAGVYMLLLPVDYEFQSQVEMTDGSTVRLGLPDLDHTKFYKTRNTTLQIPVIIEPAARFVVSDVEGNLTSGQSGIINVTYTNVGEVEATDAFARIVVMKPLSSDRSVVNLGNIAPGEGKTASFSLAAEISALEKDYGIDSEIKYRDEDGDLQFSDNIIVEVPLKSRDAGISITTLALVGIVLVAAYMGFNTIRRKDDKK
- a CDS encoding COG1361 S-layer family protein, translating into MIKMTDSRYALPIMASLAVLLLFVAPVHASSTLPSNGAFTAANAELPEFFNFDENYYTVFGGPDVTATLLGDNEFERGETVTLHLDLMNKGLITGFRSEEDDFYLTQLEQKLQSTEMSYESQRTTAIGIVAILTPLDPAVNVKSGPQEAGTLVSGQKTDSPVSFNVEISNNAEAGSYPMRLDLYYGYQKNVQINGDNETDLGITNMEVGLWYDMGTQNTTFDIYVKDEARFEVTNVTGELYPDSESLLYVTFENVGDLPAKDATVRISAADPFSTTDDQAFLGTLDAGENTTAVFKLKVDDLAVPKAYALNSEIKYEDTDGHDMISDTVKIKTEVLPASANDSGSGMTGIIIGAVILIVIAGGAYFVYRSRGSGNSKDE
- a CDS encoding translation initiation factor IF-2 subunit gamma, whose protein sequence is MSQPCVNIGMVGHVDHGKTTLVSALSGVWTDTHSEELKRGISIRLGYADTTFRKCPTCPEPQCYTVAKKCEHCGEKTEEVRTVSFVDSPGHETLMATMLSGAAIMDGAILVIAANEECPQPQTKEHLMALNIIGIENIVIVQNKIDLVPKEKVIEHYHQIKEFVKGTVAENAPIIPISAQQNINIDVLIDAMNEMIPTPVQKIDKPAHMLIARSFDINKPGTPIDKIAGGVIGGTLTEGSLHSGDDLEIRPGRKVESENAIHWEPIYTNINMIAAGKDKVEEATPGGLLALGTGLDPSITKSDSLTGQVAGAPGTLPPTHDSFTLELKLLERVVGISDDEPIEIGKIKTSEPLMLNVGTATTVGIVTSAREDVAEAKLKRPVCAEPGSMVAISRRVGSRWRLIGVGVIKA
- a CDS encoding DNA-binding protein, with the protein product MNVIIDTNGLMIPVQFRVDIFSELKRLGYDELIVPQAVINEIGILIKRYRGENKTAAKVALSLADRCTIVDRTGSADDVILQLALDTGAAVLTNDVGLIGRLKEVDVTVVRLRQKNHLDIV
- a CDS encoding DNA-directed RNA polymerase, which gives rise to MYKRMKLADTVRVAPRLLGEDVGVSVKDALKEKLEGRVDKTLGAIVAVTNIEEVGEGHILVGDGAVYYDAVFEAIVFIPQLQEVIEGLVVETVEFGAFVSIGAMDGLLHVSQVTDDFMSYDGKNGRLLSKTGGRTLSEGDKVRARIVAVSTNEREPRDSKIGLTMRQHALGKLEWLEEARKPKSEESKE
- the spt4 gene encoding transcription elongation factor subunit Spt4, whose protein sequence is MVEQVCRECHRLVTGQTCPVCGSSNLSDDWTGLVIIVDPQRSKIAEMIGVTVADKYALKVR
- a CDS encoding GTP-dependent dephospho-CoA kinase family protein, producing MVCEIVLPESLRPLFRKPFGILYEGVGGDAVRSSVKDLGNPTKLISVGDVTTFHLLESNIIPDILIVDDRTKRAPASSQVVYGTKHQGFVEVTVDNPAGVITEDLISVIGDALVSDRNVRIFVNGEEDLAALPAMMMAPIGSVIMYGQPDKGVMLVRMTESKKAEIKDLFDKILEKQDHKEQFNNVRRILHGH
- a CDS encoding 30S ribosomal protein S24e, whose product is MDINITEDKNNALLNRREVKFAATFEGATPSRIDVKNRLAAMLNVPLELVILQKFDNSYGMSAAEGYAKIYEDADRMKVVEKEYVLKRNELPEPEVEEEASEEAEAAEDSE
- a CDS encoding 30S ribosomal protein S27ae, yielding MAVKDYYKVNGDSIERLRQFCPRCGDGVYLADHKDRLTCGKCGYTEFKK